One stretch of Theropithecus gelada isolate Dixy chromosome 12, Tgel_1.0, whole genome shotgun sequence DNA includes these proteins:
- the G6PC2 gene encoding glucose-6-phosphatase 2, translating to MIWVAVTGNWFNLIFKWILFGHRPYWWVQETQIYPNHSSPCLEQFPTTCETGPGSPSGHAMGSSCVWYVMVTAALSHTVCGMDKFSITLHRLTWSFLWSVFWLIQISVCISRVFIATHFPHQVIPGVIGGMLVAEAFEHTPGIQTASLGTYLKTNLFLFLFALGFYLLLRLLNIDLLWSVPIAKKWCANPN from the exons ATGATATGGGTAGCAGTCACTGGGAATTGGTTCAATCTTATATTTAAATG GATATTATTTGGTCATCGACCTTACTGGTGGGTCCAAGAAACTCAGATTTACCCAAATCACTCAAGTCCATGCCTTGAACAGTTCCCTACTACATGTGAAACAGGTCCAG GAAGTCCATCTGGCCATGCAATGGGTTCGTCCTGTGTCTGGTATGTCATGGTAACTGCTGCCCTGAGCCACACTGTCTGTGGGATGGATAAGTTCTCTATCACTCTGCACAG ACTGACCTGGTCATTTCTTTGGAGTGTTTTTTGGTTGATTCAAATCAGTGTCTGCATCTCCAGAGTATTCATAGCAACACATTTTCCTCATCAAGTTATTCCTGGAGTAATTGGTG GCATGCTGGTGGCAGAGGCCTTTGAACACACTCCAGGCATCCAAACGGCCAGCCTGGGCACATACCTAAAGACcaatctcttcctcttcctgtttgCACTTGGTTTTTACCTGCTTCTTAGACTGCTCAACATTGACCTACTGTGGTCCGTGCCCATAGCCAAAAAGTGGTGTGCCAACCCCAACTGA